The Clupea harengus unplaced genomic scaffold, Ch_v2.0.2, whole genome shotgun sequence genome contains the following window.
CCCAGGTCATTGTTGTGGGTACACTCCAATGATGGGGGCTGACAATGACAATTAGCCATTTTGCGCTTCATTGCAAACTTATAGAGTCACGTAATTCGATTGTGGGGGGCTGACCATTTCATCTGTCATTTTCTTAGACGTTAAGGCGTCTAATTTTTCGCAGACTAGCTTGAAACAGGCTCCGTCTGAAATGTGACATAAATGAATAACGTCTCTCAGAGTTttaaaaattaatatttcagtAATTTTGCGAAAGCAGCCCACATATTGTATCTGATTAGTGGGGTGATAACTCTGTCAAGTTGGTATTTGTCTCTTCTCAAGGAGCAATATTTTAAAAGACCGACAAAGATCATGACGGCCCACAAATTTCTCCTGTGGACtaaaaagccaaacaaacaagGTAACTGAGAGAACATCTCTGTAAATAGGCTAAAAATGTCCTTCCTTCAATGAAAAGGAACATGGGATCACGTGGTGCTTTTCATGGCAAGGCACATGTCTAGTCATTTTGCCCTCCCTGGCTGTCATATTCAACTTTTGATACACAAAGTAGCCTAGCACTCTTGAGCTGTTCAAAACACGCTCATTGACTGCTTGTACTGGCTAAGAACCACTGACGCTGTCTCTGCTCGTTAAGGAGCTATGAATGGGTTGTGATTACAAGTGGAACATATTGGGTTACAGGTAGCTAAGAGGTAGGTGCGATTACAGATTACCTGTGGTTTGCTGTCTCAATTTAATGAACCCAGACTACAGTAAAGGCATAGTCGTGCGCGCCTGCGTGCTCTGGGCTACCGTCCCCGACACGCAAGTGAGCTACAgcgcatgtctctgtgtgcctcagtgtctactacagtgtgtgtgtgtgtgtgtgtgtgcgtgtgcgtgtgttagagagagaactTGTCAATATTGTTGAgtatttgaaaaaaatattttaaaaaccCAGCCGTTACGCCCATGCATTTTGAAATGAAACTCGTTATAATTTAGTGCTGTAAAACAGATAATGATTTGGGGAAACGGCACAAAAATATGCACAAGTTAATTATTGCAGTGGAACCAAGTGTAATTGATATAGTTCCTACCAGAGGTTTCTGAGAGAATTAAACACATTCAGCTGGGTATTCTATGGAGCAATCGAATCTCAGTCCCGACAATTTTTACATATAGTTATAGCTCAAAGGCATTTTTATGTTAAGGTGGTTCTACTCGATAAAATTGTGTTTAGGTTATAGAATATATGCATACAAGCATTGTACTTCGAGTAAGTTTTGCCAACAAACgagtgcatgtgtattaatTGCCTCTCTTTAATGAAAGCTGAACGACTGAGCAGttgtttatcattatttgtaACAAAACATTCATGCCTGTGATGGCGCCTATTGTAAAAGATACCATCCCAAATGCTTTCGTTTCGctcacagaaaaataaaatattcatttaatttcagtaCATTTATTAATTTGAATTAGCATTAATGACGTATGTGAAGAGACCTCTAATTCCAATGAATATTGCTTAATACGATTTCTTCCTTTAAAATGGCTATTTAtgcattcattctttctttctctctcccctctccttcttgtAGCAGGAGCAGCCGGGTATTCTTCTTTATGAGTGCGCTTTTGTGCCTGAGGTTAAGATCCCACACACAATCTGAGACGCAGCCAACAAAAACAGCCCTGACAGACAATGCCTCGCTTCACCTGCTGCAGTACTGTGCATTGCAATTATGCCAAGGACATGTACAGTTAGGCTTCATTCACCTTATTTGAAAACAACTGCCTCCAAATTAAACAGGCTGTCTGGAGCTAAAAATATGCGGGTAACAAATGACCGCTATGGTGGAGAAAATCCGCtcacttgtgtatgtgtttgtgtgtgtgtgtgtgtgtgtgtgtgtgtgtgtgtgtgtgtgtgtgtgtgtttgtatgtgtgtgtgtgtatgcgtgcgtgttttCTCTCAATGCCACCACAACcaagagctgctgctgctttagTTGTAGCTGTAGCTGCACTTGAAACTAACATGGAGGCAACAGAAAGTGAGAGGACACACATATTCAACCGGGCTTGACTTGACATGCTTCGCTGAAGATTGATTTCGAGGTGCATGGTATCAATAAACAATCAAATTCAATTTGAGTTTTGATTATATAACGCCTAGTTCCtgcacacttgcgcacacaaaTAGTACACTACAAGGTACGTTCACACACGTGCTAATTCCCATGAATAACAAATGACCACACTGGACCTGCGTCTACAAATTAGATCAGACCAAAACATGACAAGAGCGGCCATTTTCCACATTCTTGAATGAGAGAGGTTGTTTTTCGTATTAACAAGATAATGCTGAAATTGGATTTTCTTAATTTTATTCGAAATGTCTGCAATGAAACCAGACATTCCTTTTTACAATAACAAATATCTGACCAATCGTTTGCTTGAGTCTATCTGAAACATGACGCCTAACTAAAGTTGcaatgaggtaaaaaaaaaaaaaaaaaaaaaagaccaggcAAAGCAAGCGTAATGATCCTCCGCATACGCATATATCTGACTGATTTTAAGAGGAGTTTGGCTTCAGGGCtgaaactacacacacgcacttcaaACACATATGAGTgttcattgttttgtgtgtcattTGGCTTGGTAAAACGCCCAGCGCATGTTTGAATGATCCTGTGCTCTGAACGAGGAGTTTAAagtaagttttttttattatacttGAGGGAAACAATGGGTTCAACTGCTTATTGCGAAGAGCAACCGCCAAGGGAGAGTTAAACTCAATTACTGTAACCgtactgaataaaaaaaagaaaagaaaaaaaatctgccaAGCACGAAACACACCCGGGCGCAGGAACCgctgaataaaaataaaagatatgAGTAAAATCAACATGAAGCgtatcaaatattttatttttttctgggcAACAAAGGACTATAATACATTGACAGGCATGGGAACTATTGCCAGCACAGGTCTATACAATACAGCTAAAACTGCCTCCAATTTGGACATTGGACATACAAGATATCAGATGGTCCCAAATGTTTTGAATTTCTTcgaacaattaaaaaaaatcaaaagacAATATCCATTTATTGCTCTTATGGTGCTTGAAGGGAAGAACAAGAGGTGAAACGTATTCTGATTGGCACAACACATGAAAGCTTGtataaaaacaagaaaatagaaacacaaacaattcTCATCAGGGCtcttatgtatttttttttcgaTAAAACTGAATGGCGTAAGGATGATATTGAGATGGAATCTTTTATTTCTATTCAATTTGTTCACTTGCTTCAATGTCGCCTCAACATGCTACAAGAGGGCTGAACTGAAATATCCCAGAGAAAAAATACCCCAAACTTCTGTTTTTCTAAGAACCATAAAACCACATGAAGAACTAACCGAATATTTAAACCCACTAAAACAGGAGGCAccagataaataaaaaagaagttTCAACAGACTCACCATATTTACAATTCCCATTAAattacacataaataaatatatacatacatgaacacagatTCCCTCATACAACTGCGAATCGTGTTGAAATTCAAAAGTTCAAGTTGGTCGCTCAGAgtgaaagtcttttttttttttttactgaagacATTGTATGGAACTGTGGatcatttttttcaagtttATTATTCACaatactgataaaaaaaaagaaataatcctTTTCCCACTTTTTTGTCATGTGGCTACAATCGTAAATGAAGATATTGAGGGCTCGCTGGATATCAGTCCAATGTAGCTCATGAAAAAGAGGGAGTGTATTTAAAGTTATCATGTGGTAGAccattttctcactctctcgctctctccttctctccgtcacacactcacgcacacacaccaccctgtaGCTGTTCCTCGGCGCATGTTCGTGAGtttcgcatgtgtgtgtctttcctcttCTTGGGAAGCGTCATCTCCCGTGAATCCAAGGTTTAATGGCGGTCAAAACAAACGAGTTGTAAGGTGTTAGGTCTGGAAGTGGCACGTAACGTTGACGTCTTGATCAATAGTattttaatatgtatttataatatttatatggATTTGAAAGAGTGGGGGGAAAtcactttctgtgtttctcatcTTTGTCGCCTTTAGAGCCGCTGTCAGAGTGGCTGTTGGGATTGTTGTTGAGGTACATTTTGTCCATGGCTTTTATCGCCTCGGTTAGATAGTTCTGAATCGCGGTGAGAGCTGCGCACATGGCCGGGGTCCCGAATCCGTGCGAAATGAGACTGAAATGGGTCAAACAACTCTGAATCCCTGGCTCAAGAATAGGCTGTGGGCGAGAATTCCCCAAGGGCGAGCGGTCCTGGGAAAGCAGGTCTGTGAACTCTTTGCAGATTTGTCTAAAAAGAAGGACAAATGCAAACGCGTGAGCTGTCGGCGTCATTCATTTAAttacacatgcagatgtcaagCTGGTTCCTTTTGGGGGGTCAGGCCTTGAGCCGGACCAAACTCAAGAAGTTGAAAAAATAATGCAATGGCAACGTCTGTCATGGGCACTGTCATCAGTGTCAGGGTTGGAGTTCCCCTGTGGCCTCTGTGTTACTTTTGACATCTGATTACACTGTCAAAACACGGCCATAGACGTGAACCAGGTTAAATAAGTTTATGTTCACATCAGTGGTAGACCAATTAGGGCTAAATACGGCTGTTGCCAAGACATATGATCGGCCAGCCAGTGAGGCTACAgcaaaattattattatcattgttgttattattattattatcattattattattgtgcttCAAGAATGTGTCTCTTCTAGATAATGTTTGGGGTTATTTCAATGGTTGAGCACGTGTGTTTTTTCTGATGACTCCACTATAGGCAGCATGCATTTTAATTGGCTGCTTAACTAGAGTCTACCACTGCGATTGTCTTGAGCCTCTATCAGCCTTTCAAAATGTTGTGAATTATACACAAAATATTGACACGACAGTATCTAGAAACGTGCCCATGACAACTGTTAACATCCTAAGATTATTCCAATGTTGAAGTTGTGAGACTATGAAATGCAAGTATGAGACGAATAGCTGTAAACATGGGAATAAGTCATTGAAAATCTGATATTTAAGTATGGAACTTACTTTGACGCCAAAAGCATGTTTTTTCTTTGGACTTGCTCATTTGGGTCGGAATGCTGACGGTTTACATATTCAGCTATTGCCTTGGCGGGGAACTCAGTCTCGCATACATAACCGAAATCCCTGGCAAGATGCACGGCTTCGCCTAAGAGGAAAAAAACGGGGTTGAGTGTGTAATATATTGCTCTAAATGACTGACATCAAATATGGACCAATTAACACTTCCACTTCACACATTATTCATCTAATTAATGTGATCGGCCAAAGAAGGCCCTGCTCTGTGATGCATCAATTTCGATACACAGCACCTGCATCCTCAATAGCACAGTGGGATAAAAAATAGTGTGGACACTTGAGTGTGGCTGAATTAATTCTTCTGTGTATAAATCACCAAATATAAGAGAACGTCATAACATGATAACTGCAAATAATATGCGACAGTGGGCGTTAACCAAAAACAAAGCATTGATTCTTGATGTCCCAAAACAGTAGGCTATTGGATGGCTAACAGATTGTCAAATTGAGAAAAACAATTTCAAACGGCTACAGATAAATCTTACTCTTACATACTTTAGCCATGAGAATTAAAGGGTAATTCCACTGAAGTCGGCctattttgttgattttttcAAGTCTTTGGTTTTAATTTCCTGAAACAGTTGGGTTTTAACTGCGGGGCTTCCTGCCATAAGCTTCAACTCCGGAAGAACGCATGCGCCAATTAGCATCAAAGCGCAAGTCCAGTAAACTCGTTTCCATAAAATGGAGCGGATCATAAACAATAACAGCACTTGAAAAACGCAGTGTCCCTTCACTAAATAACCGACTGCCATCGCGTCCCCAGCCCCCACCTCCTCCGCTTTATCACGAAGGAATCATACATTTCTTCAGGCTCATTACCATACAGCACCAAATTTCAATGAAGCACAATGAATATTGCATTCAGTCTTCGACTTTAATGATTAACAGGAACCAATGAACCGTCCCAAGCTTTCACCTTTAAAAACCCACAGCTCACAAATACCACCGCACTGAATAATAAGGTTCAACTTTGCAAGCAGAATGGATTAATTCTACAACAATGGCATCCTCAGACTGCAACATAATTAACtaatttatttttcataatAAGCTCACAACCCACAGGTCAGTTTTATTCCATCAAAACCCCACACGCTAAACTACTATTAACTGTCTTGTGTAAGAACTTAAGTAGTAATAAATAGCATTCCTCCTCTTTTGCGCCGCCATCATAGTCATTATCTGTTACATCGGTGGTTAATCAGTCATCTGTCTAACCTCTACACAAATGCAGCCATTAAATAAGCAACCCATGATGCTACCaagacagtaaaaacaacaaGGACTAGCCATCTGGCGAAAAGTAGGCCATGTAAGCTATCATCCAACTCTAAAGAGTCTTGCAGCCCCACATTTCATCGCAATGCCTCAAATCTACCCACAGGTAAATTAACTTCCCGCTCTCTAATCGCCCAAAGCTTCCGAAATCATTGTCATCCTTCtttctttgaaacacacatatCCTTCATGCATTGTTGCTTGTAGGGCACACTCAATCCAAATTACACGGATGAACGCATATGCTGATTTTGAATGACCCCCATGTAACCGCTCAAAGCACCTGCCATCACGGGCACCGAACTCGTatcatttacagtttttcttacCTTCCACGAGTGACGTCAGCAGGGTTACATTGGCAGCCTTGCGTCTACCTGCTGGTAGATTTAATCCGATTTTGTCCAATTTCTCTCGTAAGGATCTTCCTCCGTTCTTAGATTTGGCCCTGTGGGAAAAAACAAGGTTTTACGCTTGCCATTTTATCTATCCAGAACTGCCAATAAGCCCCTGAACCAGGAATTAATCTGAAGATCTAGAGtctaataatataatatttagGTGAATGTGTGAGTCAAACTCAAAAGTGTTCTAGTTCTACCAGTAGGCCCAGTGGTTCTGGTGtcatttattttctctgtgACGATATGTTAACTAATAGATAATACAGGCAACCAATTAAAAGGAAAATTTCAATGTTAGCCTTGCGTTTTATAACAGTAATAGCACCATGCTAGTACATGAAATGTGGCCTACTTCAGTTAAAATTCTGTTACAGGAGTTATTATTTGATTGTATTCTGATATAGGCCAAATTTTCCTGCAACTAGGATAGTCCTACTTACAATGCAGTCCAATTAATGTCTTAGAGACACAAATCTAATTGCAGTGATGTTTGAAGAAATAAAGGACTGTTTGAGACATGGGCTGCCATCTTGGTTTACGTTTAGGCACAGGGCAGTGGTTGCTGCAATGTAATTATGGATGGCATTTAGAGAATAAAAATCACGGTGGTCCAACTCACCTTCTCAACACGCCACCGAGCAGAGAGGCGTTGAGGCATTCAGGCGGAGAGAGGCGTCTCTGCACTTCCGCCACCGTGACCTTGTACTTTGATGTTGAACTGAGAAGAGATAGGCGACCCGGAACCGAACAGAACACTTCGTTTCCATTTACCACTCCACCAAATAGACCGTCCTTATTAAGAGGGATGGCCGAGATGTTGTTGTTCTTAGATAAAGACACGGGTCCTGCAAAGAGAGAACATGGACATGGTTATAGAACTTCGATTTAAACCAGGGCGACAATGCAAAAGATGAATTAAAACCCAGAAGCTCTGAGCAGCCAGATTGTGTAGCTCGAGTGTGTTGCCTGCCCTCATCTCAGAACACACGGAATCAAAGGCAATATAGTGTTATCGGAATGAAAACGCCGAATGAAAGAAAATAGATTCGATAGCAGTGCCTTTTCATGCATCTTATGAATGTAACTGCTTGAATGTGCCCGGGGTAATGAAGTGGCCTACCCATcaaaatatttaatattatCCCAACCCCAAGCTTGGGGAATATGATGGCAAGAAGTGCATAGGATTGCTTTGAGTTTGACATTAACTGCAAGACCCACCAAGGGGCCACTGAATGAATGAGACAACAATGCATATGTGAACAATATATGAGGCCCATGTATAATTTGTGTGAAGTTAATTAAAACGGTAACGAAATGATAAAAAATTAGTTGTTCAATAATTAATGGTAATAAGAATCGTCATCACTTATATTGGTTTGACGTTATTTTAACAGCATGATGCCGAGAAAGAACGCAGTGTGAAACTACACCATTGGAACATTTTGTTTGCTCTACACAAGGAGGACATGGTTCAAAAGCATGCACTGAAGGTACTCATGCACGCACCCCCGTGCGCGCACGcgcttgcacgcacacatacacaacgcATATCCCACACAATCGTACGGGCCAAAATATAGCATAGCGCGCGTTATTTAGTTGCAAGGGTTACCCCTTTGTGAGTGGTAACCAGAGACAAAGGCACAAGCCCTTTCGGATAGATCACTTGTGACATTAATAGCTCAGGGGAGGAAAATAGAGACAATAGCAGTTAAATGAACTCTTGAGATTACTAATATAAGAGCCAATTATCATGTTACTGTGCGAAGAGCATCTCTCAAGATTCACTTCCTTCACTTTCTAATTTGACCAGACACAAAAAGCTTCGTGCAGCGAGATAGCCTTG
Protein-coding sequences here:
- the tfap2a gene encoding transcription factor AP-2-alpha isoform X2, coding for MLVHSFSAMDRHDGTSNGTARLPQLGGVGQSPYSSAPPLSHTPNSDFQPPYFPPPYQPIYPQSQDPYSHVNDPYSINSLHAQPQPQHPGWPGQRQSQESSLLHQHRGLPHQLCREYRREVLLPSGHGLDTGLSDSISIHGIPHSLEDVQHVEDQGLHIPDQTVIKKGPVSLSKNNNISAIPLNKDGLFGGVVNGNEVFCSVPGRLSLLSSTSKYKVTVAEVQRRLSPPECLNASLLGGVLRRAKSKNGGRSLREKLDKIGLNLPAGRRKAANVTLLTSLVEGEAVHLARDFGYVCETEFPAKAIAEYVNRQHSDPNEQVQRKNMLLASKQICKEFTDLLSQDRSPLGNSRPQPILEPGIQSCLTHFSLISHGFGTPAMCAALTAIQNYLTEAIKAMDKMYLNNNPNSHSDSGSKGDKDEKHRK
- the tfap2a gene encoding transcription factor AP-2-alpha isoform X1, translating into MKMLWKLTDNIKYEDCEDRHDGTSNGTARLPQLGGVGQSPYSSAPPLSHTPNSDFQPPYFPPPYQPIYPQSQDPYSHVNDPYSINSLHAQPQPQHPGWPGQRQSQESSLLHQHRGLPHQLCREYRREVLLPSGHGLDTGLSDSISIHGIPHSLEDVQHVEDQGLHIPDQTVIKKGPVSLSKNNNISAIPLNKDGLFGGVVNGNEVFCSVPGRLSLLSSTSKYKVTVAEVQRRLSPPECLNASLLGGVLRRAKSKNGGRSLREKLDKIGLNLPAGRRKAANVTLLTSLVEGEAVHLARDFGYVCETEFPAKAIAEYVNRQHSDPNEQVQRKNMLLASKQICKEFTDLLSQDRSPLGNSRPQPILEPGIQSCLTHFSLISHGFGTPAMCAALTAIQNYLTEAIKAMDKMYLNNNPNSHSDSGSKGDKDEKHRK